The following proteins come from a genomic window of Sardina pilchardus chromosome 1, fSarPil1.1, whole genome shotgun sequence:
- the LOC134096149 gene encoding stonustoxin subunit beta-like, which yields MENNKDIDDASSDLLNNSNMSTQASAGPQTHRPSSPVPYAELMKRDQSSELAPPDFSSGPVPSGLATDHAPVSRSRPHLLKYACELTLDPNTAHRELSLHEGKKVVLVYETYAYEKKQTHPEHPERFDHEYQVLCREGLSGRCYWEAEWKGSEKRAHMAYIAVAYRSIQRKGKGDDVTMGRNTKSWSLFCTPFSYSFEHNRKRTDIPAPSSGSSRVGVYLDWPAGTLSFYSVSADTLTHLHTFRSTFTEPLCPGFRLYYPPAGTYSSVSLCQIT from the exons ATGGAGAACAACAAGGACATAGATGATGCATCGAGTGACCTTttaaacaacagcaacatgtcAACACAAGCCAGTGCAGG accacagacacacaggccttCATCTCCAGTGCCCTACGCTGAGCTCATGAAGAGGGACCAGTCGTCAGAGCTGGCGCCTCCGgacttcagcagtggaccagttcCATCAGGTCTAGC AACTGACCATGCCCCTGTAAGCAGGTCACGACCACATCTGCTGAAGT atgcctgtgagctcacactggacccaaacacagcacaccgAGAACTCTCTCTCCACGAGGGGAAAAAGGTGGTACTCGTGTATGAGACATATGCGTACGAGAAGAAGCAGACGCATCCTgaacacccagagagatttgaccaCGAGTACCAGGTcttgtgtagagagggtctgtctggacgctgctactgggaggctgagtggaagGGGAGTGAAAAAAGAGCCCATATGGCTTACATAGCTGTGGCCTACAGAAGCATCCAGAGGAAAGGGAAGGGCGATGACGTCACAATGGGACGGAACACCAAGTCCTGGAGTCTGTTCTGCACGCCTTTCAGTTACTCTTTTGAGCACAACAGGAAACGCACTgacatacctgccccctcctccggctccagtagagtaggagtgtacctggactggccggccggcactctgtccttctacagcgtctccgctgatacactcacccacctgcacacgttccgctccacattcactgagcccctctgtcCAGGGTTTAGGCTGTATTATCCACCGGCTGGGACTtactcctcagtgtccctgtgccagatcacatga